Genomic segment of Mercurialis annua linkage group LG6, ddMerAnnu1.2, whole genome shotgun sequence:
cccacaaatccaattcgtttaaacagacataaatcccattaataatccccaatgaaaggtttagctacacatattcAAAGCTAATTCAACAATAAAGTAGTAAGAATTCATGGctgaataagaaacaataaaattaatctcTTAATAGTTGTTGTACCTTGATCGATAATAATCCCAAAACAATAATGTAGAAAATCCAGAATacaagctaaaacgatgaacgaaTATAAAAAAACCTAAGCTAAACTAatgtaatactccctccgtcccacaaagataggccaTCTTTCTATTTTGggcgtcccaaattataggccaccttatatttttatttaataattttaaacctaAAAGTCTTACTTACCCATAATAAATGTACATTGTTAtcttcaacttaattaattgcttCATGTTCCAATATGAaataaatgtcatttttttaatatcaatgcaaaatacaccaatacaaaaattagtcatcaatacattatttatttatttaaaaaaatattaagggctaaaaatggaaaagtacgcaaataaactaattttaactaatctaactactttttttttaattcccgTGTTTGTCCAAACAGCCtatctttatgggacggagggagtaactaATGTCTAATGTGGCAAACTAAGCGAACCCTTGATTTGTTGTTTTGTGCGGTATTTATATGTCTTTCAGCTCAGAGAAGGATTTTGGCTCGTACCCATGTGTAATTCCAAAGTtgccctcaagttcaaatgaattcAGGTGATTTGGTAAGGTTTAGACGACGTTTTATGGCTTTTcggtggtgtgcgttcgcacactttgacttgtgcgttcgcacaccatttTCTGTTGCATAACTGTCAACTTCAAAATTTCGTAACTCGACGCACAGACCTCGGAATGAGTTGGTTTTTGATTCTACGGAAAGCTTAGAATGtatactttatttcttatgaagaacaaaaatTCATCAGAAGTCTTTAAgtattcaaaaatattcaatcaGTGCAGCGGGGTCAAATTCACAAGCAGGAAATTGTGCTCTCGGAGTCTATTTTCATCGGATCTTCGCACAACTTTCCTCAAAGCTTCAATTATGATCCCAATGGCCTCCAAATGGCTTGAATATCATGCAAAACTCCCACATTATGCCTGAAATTCTCAAACAGAAAAATGAGTACAAAGAAGCTCAAAACCAACGTCAAatgcacatatatgacatataaaacacatagaatataggagtatttctactcctatcagttGTGGAGGATTTTAAGCAGGTTTAAATGCAGTTTTCAGACCAATAAAGATGTTGGTGGGGGTTAGTTAATGAACAGTTATTTGTAGTATTTCCCATACCTTCACATTAATCACAAATGCAGCGTTGTGTTCGTAAAATTTGTGAAACGATACTAAATACAAATGGCTAAAACGGCATGATAACATTACGTTGTTAATTGtcaataacattaaaaaattccAAGTACGGAGGCATAGCTTAAATACATAAACAACAATAAATACATAAATCCTAATACAATACATAAACATCAGTCAGTTACATTGAAAACGCCTACACCTACTTGATACAATAACTAGACTGAAAATAACTGACTGCATAACAAAAACAACACAATACATTGCTACAAATCAACACCGGCTGCCATCACCGTTACTTCTGCGTGCGCTTAACTTTCTCACTTTAAAACCTACAACACACAATACAGCCTAGAGTTTTCATACTAAGGAAGTAGAAGCATTTGATTTGAACTCCTTGTTGATGCCATAACATAAACAAATATGACATACATACACAATAACATCATCAGAGCTTTCTTGCAAAACCTAGAACAAGATTGTGACCCATCTGGTTTAGTGCGTAGTTCCTCATTTTCTTTCCGTAGCCTGTCATTTTCAtctaataaatttgtaaaagcAGCGACTACTTTTGCCCGTGCAGCTTCAAACTTCCTAATTGTGTTTGTCATTTCAGCAATTCGATTGTCGTGATCGACAAGCTCAGCCTTCAGTCCATCGATTTTATCCAACACGATATGAAACTTCAGAATTTGCTCTGGCGATATCTGATCGTCGTACCAGCGGAATGCCTCACAGTCTTGAGGTGTCTGGTAAATACATAAGATACaacataaaaattatcaaatactCATCCAACACAAATCAGGTTATTATAATAAACCATCCAACGCAAATCAGCCTATGATTGCAACCAAATCTGTAACTGAACAATGCAACAGCTCAAATACGTCGATAGAGAAAAATTGTTACTGAACGAAATAGAGGAAGCAAGAGGAAAATGGCAAATAATATAGATTCATAATTGTAAGTAAAAGTATTCATAAGGAGTTCGAGTACAAGAAGGAAACGAAGGATGATTATAAAATTCTACAACGTTACTTCTATAATTTCAAGTATAAGTTATCTACGGATGTACGAACTAGCATGGAAGGAATTTTGATAAAGAACGTGTAATGGAAAAGGGGCAAGGCATCTATTAATCATGATAGATAGATGGATAATTGGATTGAATTAGTAAGATCTAATTCTCTTCTTAGAACCAAAGAACTTTAAGAAGAATTAAATTAAGAATTGTGCGAGAATCTACAAGGTCGGTAAAGACATAAGAATATAACAACATGAAGATTAAGATCGGATTAAAGTAAAGTGTCATTAGATAAGAAATGTCTAATGAAAACCATAAGTGACTAAGTTAAGAAGCTATTGAAAGGATGTTAAAGGGACAACGACGCATCGAGAAATGGATCGAAACAGCATGAAGAATACTTCTAGCTATCAACAAGCATAGGCTACAAAACTAACCTATAAATTTGGAATTTTGAAATACAACCTAAGTGAAGGATAAGCAATACCAATCGGAGAAATGAAAGGAGTCAAAGGATCGGGAGGCGAGATACACCCAGGAAGACAAATGTGAAACATATCAAGTAAATCCAAGGGTGCactcaacttcatgagattcagTACCAGGAAACCATAAAACATGAAAAGGAACTATTAAGTCAAATTGTACAAGTTTAAGAGAACGTGTACAGGTGGCACAACAAAGGCAAACGCCAAGAAGAGATTTCCCTAACCTAAAGTAAGGTCACTTTGATAAAGACGTGGACATGGATTCGGACAATTTGAACGAGTTTTGGTACATATACCATGGAGTAACTTGAGTGAGATTTGACTCATGATACAAGACCGCAATGTTAGCAAGTCAACGAAGTAAAATAATGATAAACAACAGGGACGTAGTATCTTTTCATTGTACGATCAACTAGAGTGAAAGTATGCATCGTAAGAAGATAAATAACAATAAGATAATGGATATAAGATCAAGATTAGCAAAACTACATGTGAGATAATTACTTTGGATAAGTAATTTAAGTAATGCAAGCAAGGAACCTTGCTACATGAAAGTAAGTAGGAAGCCGTCAAAAAATGACGACATACGGAATTTCAAAGCACACGATGGATTGCAAAGACGATAGTATATGGTAGTCGCACAAGTCGATGTTACCAGAAAATTGAAATCAAGGTAGTAACAGAATAAGGAACAAGATATTAAGTAACTTCTAATAAAGGAGCGACCGCTGTACGCCATAAGTGAAACAATTACTTCTAGCAAGTAATTTGAAGTATGCAAACAAGGGAACCTACTACCAGCAAGCTTAACCGATGACGTTAGATGTAAGAAAAAGCGATAAGTGTGAAATGCAATGATGGTAACAACATTTGGATGCAACTCCGCTACAAAAAAAGGTTCATCAGAATGACAAGTCTAGAGTAAGACCTCAAGTCATTACAAAGGAATGTAATACATGATAGACaatattattgtaattataaaGGTATCGATTGGTTGAACTAAATAAAAAGGGTttaagaaaattcgaggacgaatttttataagggggggaagaatgtaataccccaaaatattttaagataatcaAGTCGTTCCACATGTTGTTAtgtcgataaattaaattaagaaggaattaatttaattatatcgggaatttagaataaattttattaagcggattagcgggatttaaggaaataacttaaaaaattaatataaaataaaatataaattatgtgagggaaattatttcgccaaagtccgcgaaatattttgtaGTATTTACGGTTAAAATCTCGAGTCAATCgcagaccttttaaaatttggacgcggataagttttgggctaaattgcaacttttgaaaagtttcaaggaccaaagtgcaatttagccaatcatatataagaaatgagataAGGGAGTGAAGGAATCCAGAAGATATCAGATCATCATTTCCTATCTTTCGTTTCCTTCGCCGTTCTCACCGTTTTCAtcgtacgatctccgtttctcgtccgttttcgacgttctatagcacgaatcgatcgtatttcagtggagAATCACGGTAAGCATGTCGTTTCGACGTTTGTTTGAGTTTATTTGGTGTATTTTTGGTTAAAACGTTAAGGTTACGGCGAGATCATATCGAAgttacgttttgatttgttttaagcgtttttttGCTTTTCCGACTAGCTTGATTGATGATTTCGATCCCCTAATCCGATATCGACTTCCATACTCCGAAAATGCGAAATTCGGACGTTAAACGAGTGAAATGTGACTAGTAGTTTGGAATGAGATAGAATATGATTatcaattggttttgtaaagaaAACCTATATTATATATGGAGAATTGAATCAAGAAGTATTAAGAAACGAAAGAAGTATGATTCGTTTATCAGAAAcgattacgtttgaagcacgacggtttatgctttgtgtcttgtcgtgttttgagtctagaatcgatcttagaataggattctaatgtgAGTCTCTTGATTTGAAATCGTTATAGATCCGGCGAGACAAGAAGCTACAGGACAGGGAGCTCGCGAAGCTTGACGGTGTTTGAATACCGTGGTGTTTTTGGAATAGCGTGttttgtgagtttatatttatactgtCGATTTTTAATACTTGCATTTGTTTTATCAAATGCTTTACTTAAATTTCACTATtgcatttaaatgttttaaacctaatatagatccgatgaaacgagctatctattgggcaacaatagaactgtgtgtacACCAGTCATAATAAACTGAATATACATAAAACACGAATAATATTCATTAAGATATTAAGACATGAAGAATATCCTTCAAGATAATTGATGtgagttgaactcggttgaactatctggGGACTACATCAATTgagatacgaggtttaactcggtggaactatctcgggacctgtatctccccagttaactcggtggaactatcccgggacttgGGCCTAATAACTAAGCTTTGATCGAATAAATaagaaatacaaatttaataaagaaacataatgaacttagggtttcattcggttcggtatttggatgcatacaaagatattttttgttttcgtTAATTTTATACGGTATTTATATGAACTCACTTAGTATATTCTCATATACTGACCCTTCAtaatttcctttcaggtgaataGTATTTTGAAGGGTTGGATTTCCATCCTTTTTCTGGAAGTCTATAATATTTTGAAGTATGTACAGAAGCATGTTTTACTtcgtagcgctgcagtagtcagtagatgtcagaCCAAGAATAATGTTTTGTATCAAACAGTGTTTTGTTGTTAACTCGGATATAATATAATGCATGTACATAGTTTTATAAAGCTGTGCCCTTTTATCCGTTTGATTTACTTAACCAATTGCCTTAGTGGAATTGGTTGTGATCGTGATTAGAAAcaggcggtgctggatatgagatatctctttgtaagaccctggtttctaaaaATCGTTTCGCTTCGGTTTTCAGAAAacgaatatgatattttaataatcataattatctTATTTAAAGAAGtcttctgaaaacgttttacgAATAATATGTTGtaaatgcgaaaaatttatagaggattctaggcttgctacgggttttggagctaccactctcattccctagcgccggtctcggctcaataatttgggtcgtgacaacttgcgattatttgccaacaagtttttggcgccgttgccggggagcaattgcgattaaattaattaagagtaTCTTATTCTGAATtgaattagtttttattttcagttatttctttttattactttgtgagtttattgttattagattttacgttggttttcttgtttttgtttgcgCAGGGGTTTTGGTTAGTGTATGCCTAATACACGACGAGCCAAACAACCGCTATAACCGTTTCAGTTAAACCTAACGTCCTTCGAAAGAAATATCCGAAAAACAGCTcggaaatccaaaacaatggagGACGACCGTAACCCTCCGTTGAATCATGATGGGGTTATTCCAACACCACCACATGATGGCCTAGCTCTTAATAGGACAAACGAAAGGGTTGTCCCTCATCCACAAAGACGTACCTTGGGAGAGTTCTTCTTACCCAACATGGACAACTCCAACTATGGATGTTTTGCACCTCCTATCTTTGCTAACAACTTTGAAATCAAGCCGGGAACGATTCAACTACTTGAGAGTCGTTGCCAATTTTATGGGTTGGAAAGCGAGGATCCAAACGctcatcttttaaaatttacggAGGTGTGcaacacattcaaaatccaTAGTGTGACAGAGGattggattcaatcacttccaAGTACCTCAATCACAACATAGAAGCAATTGGCACAAGCTTTTCTCAATAAATATTTCTCTATGGGCAAAACGGCGAGGATGACCaaggaaattatagattttctccAATTACATGGTGAATCTCTATACCAATCTTGGGAACGCTTCAAAGAGCTTCAAAGAAATTGTCCGCATCATCATCTAGGTAGAGAACACCTTATCTCTATCTACTACAATGGTACCAATGAGCGTACACGGGCAACTATCGATGCGGCATTGGGAGAATCACTTATGAAGAAAACTTATGATGAGGCCAACAATTTGCTAGAGGAACTCGCTACAAATAGTTGTTCTAGGTCAACCGAGCGGTTGAGGCAACCACCTCAAAAGGGTATAATGACCCTCGAACAAACccaagaatttgaagcaatgAAAGCTAAAAATGCGACACTTCTAGCACAGCTCGAGATGTACAAACAACAAGCTAATCAAAGTAATGCTCAACTTGCGGTAGTTTAAATGAGTtgcgagacttgtgatgggcacgatcattcgggaatggattgccccgttctacatcaaaactcaaatgagcAAGTCAATTATGTCAATGGGCAAAGGCAAGGCAATGACCCATATTCCAACACCTACAATCCagggtggaggaatcatcctgACTTTGCATGGAGGGACAATTTGGGTCAAGCCAATGCCAACCCAAACATAGGAGGGGCAAATTTTCAAGGAGGAAACCGTCGTCCTCTAAACCAAGGCAACTTCAACAACTATCGGCCACAATATCCTCCCGGTTTTCAACAAACTTGGAATGCGGATGAAGGGAGCAAACTTGATaagcttattgaggaagttcgatccggttttaagaaccaagcttccgtcaatcaccatctcaagactcaaatttctcaacttgCCATCTCGCTTCAAAATAGAGCTCAACGTGGTCTACCATCTACAACGGAGTCAAATCCAAGGGAGCAAGTAAAAGCTATTGAACTTCGAAACGGGAAAGAACTTGATGATCAACATGCAAGTAAAGAGAAAGCGATTGATCTAACAACGGGCTCGAATGAGGAGGAAGAAACCGAACTTCCATATGTCAAGCCGCCACCGCCACCTCCTCCTCAATTCGTGCCAAAAGTCCCCTTTCCGGGACGATTAAAGAAGACGCCGGACaaccaaaaattccataaatttctggaaattttcaagaaactcCAAATCAACATAAGCTTTGCGGATGCTTTGCGTAAGATGCCTCAATACGCAAAATTTTCAAAGAAATCATAACGAAGAAAAGGAGCTGGGACGACAAAGGCACAATTTCTATAACGGAAAATTGTAGCTCACTTATCCTTAGTGACTTGCCCACCAAGcttaaggacccagggagttttacaattccttgcaaaataggcgatttaaattcaattaattgtctATGTAATTTAGGGGCAAGTATCAATCTAATGCCTTTATTTCTTTTCAGGGATATTTCTGGTGATCAAACTTTGAAGCAAACATCGATGATGCTTCATTGGCAGACCATTCACTCAAAAAGCCATACGGAGTGGTGGAAGATGTTCTAGTAAAAGtagacaaattcatctttctggtggattttgtcgtacttgactatgcggcggataaaacatgccctatgattcttgggcgtcccttcatgaacacggggagggcattgatagatgtgcacgccagacgactcactttgcgtatcgatgatgacaaagtggagtttgatatgaaaatgATCATGCGAAACACTTTTGAAGAGGAAGAATGCATGAGATTGGATATGATTGATAGAATCGTGGAAGAACTTTTCCCGGTTTCCAAAGTCACATTCCATTCCGATGAGACACATGAGACCACCGGAGAAGAATATTCCAAGGAAGATGAGTCGAAAGCCGAGAATTTATTTAGAAGAGAAAGTGTCACACCGCCTTCTTCTATTACTCCACCACAAGTTGAGCTAAAAACGTTACCATCTCACTTACGGTATGCGTTTCTAGGCGACAACATGACACTTCCCATCATCATCTCAAACAACTTGTCGGAAACACAAGAAGCAAGAGTTGTTAAAGTggtgaagcaacatatattggcgATTGGTTGGCAAATTTCGGACATTCGAGGAATTAGCCCATCGGTGGTAATGCACAAAATCCATCTTAAAAGTGAGTCACGAGCCTCGGCTCAAAGACAACGACGcttgaatccaaatatgaaggGGGTCGTGCACAAAAAGATAGTAAATCTTATCGACGCCGAAATTATATACCCCATATCCGATAGTGCATGGGTTAGTCCCATGCAATGTGTTCCAAAGAAAGGGGGGATGACGGTAATTGAAAACGAGAAGGGTGAGCAAATTTCCACAAGGACGGTAACGGGATGGCGTGTTTGTATTGAATACGGAGATGAGGAAGGACCATTTTCCGTtgccatttatcgatcaaatgttggagCGGGTAGCGGGTCATGCTTACTATTGTtttctcgatggatattccggatacaatcaaattcttatctttccggatgaccaagagaaaacaactttCACATGTCCTTATGGAACGTTTGCTTACCGGAGGATGCCATTCGGTCTTTGTAATGCACCGGCAATATTTCAGCGATGTATGACCTCCATTTTTTCCGacatgattgaagatattatggaggtctTCATGGATGATTTTTCGGTATTCGGGGACTCCTTCGAGATGTGCTTGAATAATCTCGAGCGAGTGTTGGCccggtgtgaggagaccaatttggttttgaattgggagaagtgccatttcatggtagaaGAAGAAATTGTCTTGGGACATAAAATCTCCAAAGACGACATTGAAGTGGATAGAGCGAAAACGGAGATCATCGAAAAATTACCACCACCAACTACCGTCAAGGGAGTTCGTGCTTTCCTTGGGCGCGTTGGGTTTTATCGACGATTTATCAAAGATATTCCTTATGAATTTACTAATGATTGGCTTGTTGCTTTTTCTAGGTTAAAGGAAGCGCTTATCTCGGACCCAATTATTTCATGACCCGATTGGACTATTCCTTTCGAACTtatgtgtgatgcaagcgatATAGCACTCGGGTGCGTATTGGGGCAACGAAAGGAGAAAAAGCTTCATGTGATATATTACGCAAGCCGAACATTGGCGGGTGCTCAACTCAATTACATCATCACCGAAAAAGAGATGCATGCTAGTAGTGGTGTTCGCATTAGATAAATTTCAGTCGTACTTACTTTGCTCTAAGGTTATCATCTATACGGACCATGCGGCCCTTCGATACCTTTTTGCAAAGCAAGATGCTAAACCGAGACTAATTCGATGGGTGCTTCtcatgcaagagtttgacatcgaGATTCGCGACAAGAAAGGAACGGAGAACGTCGTCGCCGACCACTTGTCAAGGTTAGAGATTCCGGAACCAATTTTAAGTGgcgtagagattaatgaaacgtTTCCGGATGAGATGTTGATGGTACTTTCGGAGATAGAAACGCCATGGTATGCGGATATTGCAAACTATCTATCTTCCGAAATAATGCCACCGGACTTGACTTACcaccaaaggaagaagttcttgaGCGACACTAAACAGTTTCTATGGGAGGAACCGTACCTCTTCAAGGTGTGTGGAGATGGGATTTTGAGGATATGTGTACCACTACAAGAGATGATGCCTATACTTAGTCAATGCCACTCATCGTATTACGCGGGTCATTCTGGTACATCAAGGACCGCTGCTCGTGTGATAGAGTGCGGTTTCTTTTGGCCTACGCTATTTCGCGATGCAAAAGACTTTGTTAGTCATTGGGATAGATGCC
This window contains:
- the LOC126687812 gene encoding uncharacterized protein LOC126687812; the encoded protein is MRNTFEEEECMRLDMIDRIVEELFPVSKVTFHSDETHETTGEEYSKEDESKAENLFRRESVTPPSSITPPQVELKTLPSHLRYAFLGDNMTLPIIISNNLSETQEARVVKVVKQHILAIGWQISDIRGISPSVVMHKIHLKSESRASAQRQRRLNPNMKGVVHKKIVNLIDAEIIYPISDSAWVSPMQCVPKKGGMTVIENEKGEQISTRTVTGWRVCIEYGDEEGPFSVAIYRSNVGADIMEVFMDDFSVFGDSFEMCLNNLERCHFMVEEEIVLGHKISKDDIEVDRAKTEIIEKLPPPTTVKGVKGSAYLGPNYFMTRLDYSFRTYV
- the LOC126687811 gene encoding uncharacterized protein LOC126687811; its protein translation is MTKEIIDFLQLHGESLYQSWERFKELQRNCPHHHLGREHLISIYYNGTNERTRATIDAALGESLMKKTYDEANNLLEELATNSCSRSTERLRQPPQKGIMTLEQTQEFEAMKAKNATLLAQLEMYKQQANQINYVNGQRQGNDPYSNTYNPGWRNHPDFAWRDNLGQANANPNIGGANFQGGNRRPLNQGNFNNYRPQYPPGFQQTWNADEGSKLDKLIEETQISQLAISLQNRAQRGLPSTTESNPREQVKAIELRNGKELDDQHASKEKAIDLTTGSNEEEETELPYVKPPPPPPPQFVPKVPFPGRLKKTPDNQKFHKFLEIFKKLQINISFADALRASINLMPLFLFRDISGDQTLKQTSMMLHWQTIHSKSHTEWWKMF